The Pseudodesulfovibrio sp. zrk46 genome contains a region encoding:
- a CDS encoding class I SAM-dependent methyltransferase, with protein MIDTFSDNVAKDARILDFGCGYGRTLNELDQAGFTDLTGIDFSESLIQRGLREHPSLNLAAYPGGPLPYEDNTYDAALMLGVFTCMLETKEQAEALLELQRVLRPGGILYVNDFLLNRDKRNLDRYQAGQEKYAFYGTFDVEDGGVLRHHDRHHMEALFSAFETIVFEEVVYDTMHGHHSNGFYAVLRMP; from the coding sequence ATGATCGATACATTTTCGGATAATGTGGCCAAGGATGCACGCATCCTCGACTTCGGCTGTGGTTACGGCCGTACCCTCAACGAGCTCGATCAGGCGGGATTCACCGATCTGACCGGCATAGATTTTTCCGAGTCGCTCATTCAGCGTGGTCTCAGGGAACATCCCTCTCTCAATCTCGCCGCCTATCCCGGCGGGCCGCTTCCCTACGAAGACAACACTTATGACGCCGCTCTCATGCTCGGTGTGTTTACCTGTATGCTGGAAACCAAGGAGCAGGCAGAAGCCCTCCTTGAGTTACAGCGTGTGCTCCGTCCCGGTGGTATTCTCTACGTTAACGACTTCCTGCTCAACCGCGACAAGCGCAATCTTGACCGTTATCAGGCCGGGCAGGAGAAGTATGCGTTTTACGGGACCTTTGACGTAGAAGACGGCGGAGTGCTTCGTCATCACGATCGTCATCACATGGAAGCCCTGTTCTCGGCCTTCGAGACCATCGTCTTCGAAGAGGTTGTCTACGATACCATGCACGGGCATCATTCCAACGGGTTTTACGCTGTGCTTCGGATGCCGTAA
- the cydB gene encoding cytochrome d ubiquinol oxidase subunit II, with product MTEIMEVGSWHYYLAMIWFVLWGVLWAVYFILDGFDLGVGSLLPFLAKNEQEKRAMLNSTGPFWDGNEVWLISAGGVTFAAFPYAYAQMFSGLYTALMLLLFALIIRGVSFEFRSKVESETWKNIWDRAHFAGSFLPALLLGVAFGNIFQGLPLDNTGFSQAGLFGLLNPYGLAGGVLFVVIFVMHGALWLTIRATGDLHTRAESLATKIWPVEVVLTVLFLVYTAMATQLFSNYMVYPFLFVVLALPVGGLIMMRTYLGAKKYWMAWASSCAYIGGVALFGVIGIFPAIIPSNPNPAHSLTIMNSASSELTLSIMLGVALVFVPIVIGYQFWVYKHFATPMTESDIHY from the coding sequence ATGACTGAAATTATGGAAGTTGGCTCCTGGCACTATTACCTTGCCATGATCTGGTTCGTCCTCTGGGGCGTATTGTGGGCCGTCTACTTTATCCTCGACGGCTTTGACCTCGGCGTTGGCTCCCTGCTCCCGTTCCTCGCAAAGAACGAGCAGGAAAAACGCGCCATGCTCAACTCGACCGGTCCCTTCTGGGACGGCAACGAGGTGTGGCTCATCTCTGCGGGCGGCGTCACTTTTGCTGCATTCCCGTACGCTTACGCCCAGATGTTCTCCGGGCTGTACACCGCGCTGATGCTGCTGCTCTTTGCGCTGATTATCCGCGGCGTCTCCTTCGAGTTCCGCTCCAAGGTGGAAAGCGAGACCTGGAAAAACATCTGGGACAGGGCTCACTTCGCAGGTTCGTTCCTGCCCGCACTGCTGCTCGGCGTGGCCTTCGGCAACATCTTCCAGGGCCTGCCTCTGGATAACACCGGGTTCTCCCAGGCTGGCCTGTTCGGTCTGCTGAATCCCTACGGTCTGGCAGGCGGCGTCCTGTTCGTGGTGATCTTCGTCATGCACGGCGCGCTCTGGCTGACCATCCGCGCCACCGGCGACCTGCACACCCGTGCAGAATCCCTGGCCACCAAGATCTGGCCCGTGGAAGTAGTGCTGACCGTGCTGTTCCTGGTGTACACCGCCATGGCTACCCAGTTGTTCAGCAACTACATGGTCTATCCGTTCCTCTTCGTGGTCCTGGCCCTGCCCGTGGGCGGCCTGATCATGATGCGCACTTACCTCGGTGCCAAGAAGTACTGGATGGCATGGGCTTCCTCCTGCGCCTACATTGGCGGCGTGGCTCTGTTCGGCGTGATCGGCATCTTCCCCGCCATCATCCCGTCCAACCCGAACCCGGCCCACTCCCTGACGATCATGAACTCTGCATCCAGCGAACTCACCCTGTCCATCATGCTCGGTGTGGCTCTGGTCTTCGTTCCCATCGTCATCGGTTACCAGTTCTGGGTCTACAAGCACTTTGCCACTCCCATGACCGAGAGTGACATCCACTACTAG
- a CDS encoding transporter substrate-binding domain-containing protein produces MNLIESRIFAGVFIYIALLFPASAWAQSELPLPIVFEDYPPYEFVEDGEVKGMNIEIIREAFSRMGIKPYFEPRPWKRALFQLLEGEILALSSGFQTKDREEFVAYPSGGGLGMEINCVIIPADSDLKITSLDDLRGLRVGVVRSYVYGGGFDEIEGLNKIEAGSTHQLLRMLLKRRMDVAIGNKMVFRYLALKREQESSLQFPLEIAREPLHLMFSKAYGPRGIQMARDFGVALEQMKKDGTFDAIVSRY; encoded by the coding sequence ATGAATTTGATTGAAAGTCGTATATTCGCAGGAGTGTTCATATACATTGCCCTGCTTTTCCCTGCATCTGCATGGGCGCAGTCGGAATTGCCGCTGCCCATTGTTTTTGAAGATTACCCTCCCTATGAGTTCGTGGAAGATGGCGAAGTCAAAGGCATGAACATCGAGATCATCCGAGAGGCCTTTTCACGAATGGGCATCAAGCCCTACTTCGAACCCCGGCCGTGGAAACGCGCCCTTTTTCAGCTTTTGGAAGGGGAGATACTTGCCCTGTCCTCCGGATTTCAGACCAAGGATCGCGAGGAATTTGTCGCGTATCCCTCCGGAGGAGGTCTGGGGATGGAAATCAATTGCGTCATCATCCCCGCAGACAGTGACCTGAAGATCACTTCGCTGGATGACCTGCGGGGCCTCCGCGTGGGCGTTGTGCGCAGCTATGTCTACGGCGGTGGATTCGATGAAATCGAAGGTCTGAACAAGATCGAGGCCGGATCCACGCATCAGCTCCTGCGTATGCTGCTGAAAAGGCGCATGGACGTGGCCATCGGCAACAAGATGGTTTTCCGCTATCTGGCTCTAAAGCGAGAACAGGAGAGCAGCCTGCAATTCCCATTGGAAATTGCCCGCGAGCCGTTGCATCTCATGTTCTCCAAGGCCTACGGCCCCAGGGGAATCCAAATGGCCCGCGACTTCGGTGTTGCCTTGGAGCAGATGAAGAAGGACGGTACCTTCGACGCCATCGTATCGCGATATTGA
- a CDS encoding lysozyme inhibitor LprI family protein, whose translation MYRYPICLALMIFLSFPSLPALAEAVDNCAGTQGEMNRCADRLLRGEQKLLDAAYKKILEQAGDETDREMLEASQKAWEAYRDAQCEYEADQFRGGSMAPGVRLLCHAELVRARTTQLVDQIVWPTDLARLISLAGDQLPGDIFWHPDVVSDDFNHDGIFDDAFLGIRTGQLPDNTATAIMAVLIGGSDHIAHVAIPIDGQNGLCAQSISLRAEYPDNQSPLLVVDDGACDAFRFRLLKDQTTFELHRN comes from the coding sequence ATGTATCGTTATCCTATTTGCCTTGCCTTGATGATTTTCCTTTCGTTTCCTTCCTTGCCTGCCTTGGCGGAGGCCGTGGACAACTGCGCCGGAACGCAGGGGGAGATGAACCGTTGCGCCGACCGATTACTTCGGGGGGAGCAGAAGTTGCTCGATGCCGCTTACAAGAAAATACTGGAACAGGCTGGTGACGAGACGGACAGAGAGATGCTGGAGGCTTCGCAAAAGGCCTGGGAGGCCTATCGGGATGCACAGTGCGAGTATGAGGCAGACCAGTTTCGCGGAGGGTCTATGGCGCCCGGCGTCCGGCTGCTTTGTCACGCAGAGCTGGTGCGCGCCCGCACGACCCAACTGGTTGACCAAATCGTCTGGCCTACGGATCTGGCCCGTTTGATCAGTCTGGCCGGGGACCAGCTTCCCGGTGATATCTTCTGGCACCCGGATGTAGTCTCCGATGACTTCAACCATGACGGCATCTTTGACGACGCTTTTCTTGGAATCCGCACAGGGCAATTACCGGACAACACGGCCACTGCCATCATGGCGGTGCTGATAGGGGGCTCCGACCACATTGCCCATGTAGCCATCCCCATTGACGGGCAAAACGGGCTGTGTGCCCAGAGTATCTCGCTGCGGGCAGAATATCCGGACAACCAGTCCCCTCTGCTCGTGGTGGATGACGGCGCCTGTGATGCCTTTCGTTTCCGCCTTCTCAAGGACCAAACAACCTTTGAGTTGCATCGCAATTAA
- a CDS encoding SurA N-terminal domain-containing protein codes for MLEIMRENASGWIVKILFAIIIIVFVFAFGMSGLDTGNDPVLATVNDQVITRAEFEDSFQRAAESMRQANPQVTAAQLQSPQFKQMVLGDLVNSRLLLAEAARLGISASDEEVFAAITRQSIFWNQQGQFDRNIYQMALRSIRMTPAQFEANFKNEYIAGKVKDMVRKTGEVTPEQARAIYDWVGEQATIDYILSSPTDFMKSVSVTDGEVQEFYTKNEEKFMVPDQVRVRYLTFSPKALASFQKVADEEVKAYYDAHSDSMKQKEEVKARHILVMTKDSDPDSVKKEAKAKIDRVLKKARAGEDFAELAKKYSEGPSNVNGGDLGWFGRGAMVPEFEEMAFKTDKGTVSEPVQTQFGWHIILVEDKKDATSKSFDDVKEEITQTIAEEKASEKVSDLLDQAMDRMVSGMKLEEVADELGLLAVTSQPIPEQFLPQAFGMTPEAAKVVMDIPAGEAHMTPLAVDGGYMLIEKVEDIPSTPMPLEQVKDLIVQNIKQEKATAAAQKAAEEILATVTSNPEAAKLYKDKIKTSMPFNRQGFVPNLGQNPNLATAVFGAKDKAWLAQPFAMPTGVIVARLNQRIAADEKTWEEQKEAWMAQASQNYENEILTAYMAGLRENAQIDIARPDLLN; via the coding sequence ATGCTTGAGATTATGCGTGAAAACGCGTCGGGTTGGATCGTAAAGATCCTTTTCGCCATTATCATCATCGTTTTTGTCTTCGCCTTCGGTATGTCCGGTCTTGATACCGGCAACGATCCCGTGCTGGCTACGGTAAATGACCAGGTCATTACCCGCGCCGAATTTGAAGACTCCTTCCAGCGCGCAGCCGAATCCATGCGCCAGGCCAACCCGCAGGTCACTGCAGCCCAGCTGCAGTCGCCGCAATTCAAGCAGATGGTTCTCGGTGACCTGGTGAATTCTCGCCTGCTCCTCGCCGAAGCCGCCCGTCTTGGTATCTCCGCTTCTGACGAGGAAGTGTTCGCGGCCATCACCCGCCAGTCCATCTTCTGGAACCAGCAGGGTCAGTTCGACCGCAACATCTACCAGATGGCGCTTCGCTCCATCCGCATGACCCCCGCTCAGTTCGAAGCCAATTTCAAAAACGAGTACATCGCCGGCAAGGTCAAGGACATGGTCCGCAAGACCGGTGAAGTCACTCCGGAACAGGCCCGCGCCATCTACGACTGGGTAGGCGAGCAGGCCACCATCGACTACATCCTGTCCTCCCCCACCGACTTCATGAAGTCCGTGTCCGTCACCGACGGCGAAGTGCAGGAGTTCTACACCAAGAACGAAGAAAAATTCATGGTTCCCGATCAGGTGCGCGTCCGCTACCTGACCTTCTCCCCCAAGGCACTCGCTTCTTTCCAGAAGGTTGCTGACGAGGAAGTGAAGGCATACTACGACGCCCACTCCGACTCCATGAAGCAGAAGGAAGAGGTCAAGGCCCGCCACATTCTGGTCATGACCAAGGATTCCGACCCTGATTCCGTCAAGAAGGAAGCCAAGGCCAAGATCGACCGTGTGCTCAAGAAAGCCCGCGCCGGTGAAGACTTCGCCGAGCTGGCCAAGAAGTACTCCGAAGGCCCGTCCAACGTGAACGGCGGTGACCTCGGCTGGTTCGGCCGCGGCGCCATGGTTCCCGAATTCGAAGAGATGGCTTTCAAGACCGACAAGGGCACTGTCTCCGAGCCGGTCCAGACCCAGTTCGGTTGGCACATCATCCTTGTTGAAGACAAGAAGGACGCCACTTCCAAGTCTTTCGACGACGTGAAGGAAGAAATCACCCAGACCATCGCCGAGGAAAAGGCTTCCGAAAAAGTTTCCGATCTCCTCGATCAGGCCATGGATCGCATGGTTTCCGGCATGAAGCTCGAAGAAGTTGCTGACGAACTCGGCCTCCTCGCCGTGACCTCCCAGCCCATCCCCGAGCAGTTCCTGCCCCAGGCATTCGGCATGACTCCCGAAGCCGCCAAGGTCGTCATGGACATCCCCGCTGGTGAAGCTCACATGACCCCGCTCGCCGTGGACGGTGGCTACATGCTCATCGAAAAGGTCGAGGACATCCCCTCCACCCCCATGCCGCTTGAGCAGGTCAAGGACCTCATCGTTCAGAACATCAAGCAGGAAAAGGCCACCGCAGCAGCTCAGAAGGCTGCCGAGGAGATCCTTGCCACTGTCACTTCCAATCCGGAAGCAGCCAAGCTGTACAAGGACAAGATCAAGACCTCCATGCCCTTCAACCGCCAGGGCTTCGTGCCGAACCTCGGCCAGAACCCGAACCTTGCCACCGCAGTCTTCGGTGCCAAGGACAAGGCCTGGTTGGCCCAGCCGTTCGCCATGCCTACCGGCGTCATCGTTGCTCGCCTGAACCAGCGCATTGCCGCGGATGAAAAGACCTGGGAAGAGCAGAAGGAAGCATGGATGGCTCAGGCCTCCCAGAACTACGAGAACGAAATCCTGACCGCCTACATGGCAGGACTTCGTGAAAACGCTCAGATCGACATTGCCCGTCCGGACCTGTTGAACTAG
- a CDS encoding zinc metalloprotease HtpX, with translation MTSQIKTVLLLGLLTGLLMMLGGAMGGRAGLVLAFGFAMVMNVGSYWYSDKIVLKMYKAQELSPGDAPHIHRVVEEMAQAAGIPKPRIFLIPQDSPNAFATGRNPENAVVAVTRGIVNILSPDELKGVLAHELGHIANRDILIQTVAAVLAGAIVFIANMLQWTAIFGFGNDDEEGGNPIAALAMAFLAPIAAGLIQMAISRSREYLADDTGARLAGNPLHLAGALGKLDSASKQVPMEGSPATENMFIVAPFSGKRAASLFATHPPIEDRIARLRAMAEGR, from the coding sequence ATGACCAGTCAGATTAAGACAGTTTTGCTTTTGGGCCTGCTTACCGGCCTTTTGATGATGCTCGGCGGTGCCATGGGCGGTCGCGCCGGGCTTGTTCTCGCCTTCGGATTTGCCATGGTAATGAACGTGGGTTCCTACTGGTACTCGGACAAGATCGTCCTGAAGATGTACAAGGCGCAGGAACTCTCCCCCGGCGATGCCCCGCATATCCACCGCGTAGTGGAAGAGATGGCCCAGGCCGCTGGCATTCCCAAGCCCCGCATTTTTCTTATCCCGCAGGACTCCCCCAACGCGTTCGCCACGGGTCGTAACCCCGAGAACGCCGTGGTGGCCGTCACCCGCGGTATCGTCAACATCCTGAGCCCGGATGAGCTCAAGGGCGTATTGGCTCACGAACTGGGGCACATCGCCAACCGTGACATCCTGATCCAGACCGTGGCTGCGGTGCTGGCCGGTGCCATCGTGTTCATTGCCAACATGCTGCAGTGGACCGCCATCTTCGGCTTTGGCAATGACGACGAGGAAGGCGGCAACCCCATTGCGGCTCTTGCCATGGCATTCCTCGCGCCCATTGCTGCCGGTCTCATTCAGATGGCCATTTCCCGCTCCCGCGAGTACCTCGCTGATGATACGGGCGCACGCCTCGCCGGCAACCCGCTTCATCTGGCGGGCGCACTCGGCAAGCTCGACTCCGCCAGCAAGCAGGTCCCCATGGAGGGCAGCCCGGCCACAGAGAACATGTTCATCGTGGCACCATTCAGCGGCAAGCGCGCAGCGTCCCTGTTCGCTACCCACCCGCCCATTGAGGACCGTATCGCTCGACTGCGCGCCATGGCGGAAGGTCGTTAA
- a CDS encoding cytochrome ubiquinol oxidase subunit I — translation MDVLMLSRLQFAAATMFHFIFVPLTLGLSILIACMETAYVRTGNEVWKKMAKFWGKIFLVNFALGVVTGITLEFQFGTNWSRYSMFMGDIFGSLLAIEATVAFFLESTFIGVWHFGWDKLSPKAHAIVAWLVAGASNMSAIWILIANGFMQDPKGYVLRNGRAELDNFFEVITNKWAWLEFFHVIPASLCVGAFFIMGVSAWHLYRKSNTEFFQKSFNVAVSLAVVATIFTAVEGHMHGNNMALKQPAKLAAMESHWETQKNAPLYLLLVPGEDGNLIEALPVPGALSFLAFNDFNAEVTGLNDIPKEDRPPITITFLAFRIMVGLGTLMPALALFGWVMRNRLDKFPLYLKYLPYAIPIPYIAIQAGWVLAEVGRQPWIVYGLMRTSDAVSPVSTGEVGFSFVLMCALYTVLGAAGIWLMIKLAKKGPEDNTPIQV, via the coding sequence ATGGATGTGCTAATGCTCTCCAGGCTGCAATTTGCCGCGGCCACCATGTTCCACTTCATCTTCGTCCCATTGACTCTGGGACTCTCCATTCTCATCGCCTGTATGGAGACGGCATATGTCCGCACCGGGAATGAGGTGTGGAAAAAAATGGCGAAATTCTGGGGGAAAATCTTTCTGGTGAACTTCGCCCTCGGCGTCGTCACCGGTATCACCCTGGAGTTCCAGTTCGGTACCAACTGGTCCCGCTACTCCATGTTCATGGGTGATATCTTCGGCTCCCTGCTGGCCATCGAGGCCACGGTAGCCTTCTTCCTCGAATCCACCTTCATCGGTGTCTGGCACTTTGGTTGGGACAAGCTCTCTCCCAAGGCGCATGCCATCGTTGCATGGCTGGTGGCCGGCGCATCCAACATGTCCGCCATCTGGATTCTCATCGCCAACGGCTTCATGCAGGATCCCAAAGGGTACGTCCTTCGCAACGGACGCGCCGAGTTGGATAACTTCTTTGAGGTTATCACCAACAAATGGGCCTGGCTGGAATTCTTCCACGTCATCCCGGCTTCCCTGTGTGTAGGCGCCTTCTTCATCATGGGCGTTTCCGCATGGCACCTGTATCGCAAGTCCAACACCGAGTTCTTCCAGAAGTCCTTCAACGTGGCTGTTTCCCTGGCCGTGGTCGCCACCATCTTCACTGCGGTGGAAGGTCACATGCACGGTAACAACATGGCACTGAAGCAGCCCGCAAAGCTGGCCGCCATGGAATCCCACTGGGAAACCCAGAAGAACGCACCGCTCTATCTGCTGCTGGTCCCCGGTGAAGACGGCAACCTCATCGAAGCCCTGCCCGTTCCCGGCGCACTGAGCTTCCTCGCATTCAATGATTTCAACGCCGAGGTGACAGGCCTCAACGATATTCCCAAGGAAGATCGTCCGCCCATTACCATCACCTTCCTTGCTTTCCGCATCATGGTTGGTCTCGGCACGCTCATGCCTGCCCTTGCCCTGTTCGGCTGGGTCATGCGTAATCGACTCGACAAGTTCCCGCTCTATCTCAAGTACCTCCCCTACGCCATTCCGATTCCATACATCGCCATTCAGGCGGGTTGGGTACTGGCAGAGGTTGGCCGCCAGCCGTGGATTGTCTACGGCCTGATGCGCACGTCTGATGCGGTCTCCCCGGTCTCCACCGGTGAAGTCGGCTTCTCCTTCGTGCTCATGTGTGCCCTGTACACCGTTCTCGGCGCTGCAGGCATTTGGCTGATGATCAAGCTGGCCAAGAAGGGCCCTGAAGATAACACTCCCATCCAGGTCTAG
- a CDS encoding ATP-dependent 6-phosphofructokinase translates to MKSNQDESLLPKSTEIKVVGEAKINNPIKFGRFVEDDDAVLVNISRRNVEGTKRSRSKPKHIFFEPAGPRDKIYYDSSKTKCAVVTCGGLCPGLNDVIRAVVMTAYHEYHVPSVLGIKFGLEGFIPEYGHDVIEMTPEYVSRIHEFGGTILGSSRGPQDPEAIVDALERMNVSILFMIGGDGTMRAASKVVKEITQRNLSISVVGLPKTIDNDINYASPSFGFDTAVETATTAIRGAHVEATGAPWGIGLVKVMGRHAGYIAAQCALSCQEVNYVLVPEAPFDLDGEKGFLAVLEKRMRTAGNAVVVVAEGAGQEHLKASAETDASGNVKLGDFALLLKERIIKHFTDQGIKPTLKYIDPSYIIRSVPANANDRIYCSFLGINAVHAGMSGRTGMVISRWNGRYVHIPMDVVTTGKKSINITSNYWRAVLESTGQPIKMKNK, encoded by the coding sequence ATGAAGAGCAACCAGGATGAATCCCTGCTTCCAAAAAGCACGGAAATCAAAGTGGTCGGCGAGGCCAAAATCAATAACCCGATCAAGTTCGGTCGCTTTGTGGAAGACGATGACGCTGTTCTGGTGAACATCTCGCGGCGCAATGTGGAAGGGACCAAACGATCCCGCTCCAAGCCCAAGCACATCTTTTTTGAACCTGCCGGACCCCGTGACAAAATCTACTATGATTCCAGTAAGACCAAATGCGCTGTCGTCACCTGTGGCGGGCTCTGCCCCGGCCTCAATGACGTCATCCGCGCCGTGGTCATGACCGCCTATCACGAATACCACGTACCCTCGGTCCTCGGCATCAAATTCGGATTGGAGGGCTTTATCCCCGAATACGGACACGATGTCATCGAGATGACCCCGGAGTATGTCAGCCGTATTCATGAATTCGGCGGCACCATCCTCGGCAGCTCACGCGGCCCGCAGGATCCCGAAGCCATTGTCGACGCTCTGGAGCGCATGAACGTCTCCATCCTGTTCATGATCGGCGGCGACGGCACCATGCGCGCGGCCAGCAAGGTGGTGAAGGAAATCACCCAGCGCAACCTCTCCATCTCGGTGGTAGGCCTGCCCAAGACCATTGATAACGACATCAACTACGCGTCGCCCTCCTTCGGCTTTGACACCGCCGTGGAAACTGCAACCACCGCCATCAGAGGGGCACATGTGGAGGCCACGGGCGCCCCATGGGGCATAGGTCTGGTCAAGGTCATGGGCCGTCATGCGGGCTACATCGCAGCCCAGTGCGCCCTCTCCTGTCAGGAAGTCAACTACGTCCTCGTACCGGAAGCTCCCTTTGATCTTGATGGCGAAAAAGGCTTTTTGGCCGTCCTTGAGAAGCGCATGCGCACCGCAGGCAACGCCGTGGTGGTCGTGGCCGAGGGCGCGGGGCAGGAGCATCTGAAAGCCTCAGCAGAGACCGACGCCTCCGGCAACGTCAAGCTCGGGGACTTCGCTCTGCTACTCAAAGAACGTATCATCAAGCATTTCACGGATCAGGGCATCAAACCGACCCTGAAATATATCGACCCCAGCTACATTATCCGCTCGGTCCCGGCCAACGCCAACGACCGCATCTACTGCTCGTTCCTCGGCATCAACGCCGTACACGCTGGCATGTCGGGACGCACCGGCATGGTCATTTCCCGCTGGAACGGCCGGTATGTACATATCCCCATGGATGTTGTCACAACCGGCAAAAAAAGTATAAACATCACTTCTAATTACTGGCGAGCCGTCCTCGAATCCACGGGGCAGCCCATCAAAATGAAGAATAAATAA
- a CDS encoding transporter substrate-binding domain-containing protein encodes MFSRILTSRGNLLFVPLLVALLAALFLCVPQPLRAEEPYVILADEYPPWYHWHEGQISGPYADAVRATFARMGIPIHIKHSTWKRALFELERGGTVGMFAGIWTRRRAEFTMYTTVPLGEEEKWVVTLKDYPTEFKTLGDLRGHTVGVVQAYSYGADFDSMEGVKRCRFITEDLLIKKFLSGREKIILISREVLENHVAQSGGLERIKFHFMIQQLPHYMMFSRKHPNASNLARDFSQALRELRMEGLIK; translated from the coding sequence ATGTTTTCCCGCATTTTGACATCTCGGGGGAACCTCTTATTTGTCCCTCTTCTGGTCGCGCTGCTGGCGGCCCTCTTCCTGTGTGTTCCGCAGCCCCTGCGGGCGGAGGAACCCTACGTCATTCTGGCTGATGAGTACCCACCGTGGTATCACTGGCATGAGGGCCAGATCTCAGGGCCATACGCTGACGCTGTCCGTGCGACGTTTGCGCGTATGGGCATCCCCATCCATATCAAGCACAGCACCTGGAAGCGCGCGTTGTTCGAGTTGGAACGGGGCGGTACCGTGGGAATGTTTGCCGGTATCTGGACCCGTCGTCGTGCAGAGTTCACCATGTATACGACCGTTCCTCTGGGTGAAGAGGAGAAGTGGGTCGTGACCCTGAAGGATTACCCCACGGAGTTCAAAACGCTGGGTGATCTGCGGGGACACACTGTGGGCGTTGTGCAGGCATATTCGTACGGGGCTGACTTCGATTCTATGGAAGGGGTGAAGCGCTGCCGTTTCATTACCGAAGATCTGCTTATCAAGAAGTTCCTCTCCGGTCGCGAGAAGATCATACTGATCAGTCGTGAGGTGTTGGAGAACCATGTCGCTCAAAGTGGCGGTTTGGAGCGGATAAAGTTCCATTTCATGATTCAGCAACTCCCTCATTATATGATGTTTTCCCGCAAGCATCCGAACGCCAGCAACTTGGCGCGCGATTTTTCCCAGGCTCTACGCGAGCTGCGGATGGAAGGTCTAATCAAGTAG
- a CDS encoding trypsin-like peptidase domain-containing protein encodes MYRTALALLVALFVLFPALHAKADHRRTPVVQAVESVSPSVVNITVVKEAQGGARSPFGDPFFDQFFKGFPGVQPRQSQSLGSGVIIDGAKALVLTNAHVVAKGNSITVRLNDGREFQADLVGSDPDFDLAVLKLRKGHDLPQVAMGDSDDIYIGETVIAIGNPFGYSHTVTTGVVSALNRPMKTNAGAYGSFIQTDAAINPGNSGGPLLNINGKLIGINTAIHARAEGIGFAIPINKAKYVINELLNTGHVAPIWLGIFGQDLDQPTARYFNLKSLDGMLVAEAMSGTPAANGGIQPGDIVLGFNGRKISGKDDYMTQLFGITQKEKVKLVVQREGKRRTVTLSPQAIDKTTALDLVRLRWGFELVDRNSGGGAEVTTVISGSPADKLGLQRGDVIHQIGNRRLSSGMDLLNAFLRNRMQKTVLMRVQRGRGFYHVRLTL; translated from the coding sequence ATGTATCGTACCGCTCTCGCTCTTCTCGTCGCACTCTTCGTTTTGTTCCCGGCTCTGCATGCCAAAGCCGACCATCGGCGTACGCCTGTGGTCCAGGCGGTGGAGTCTGTCAGCCCGTCCGTGGTCAACATCACGGTGGTGAAAGAAGCGCAGGGCGGTGCCCGTTCGCCGTTCGGCGATCCTTTCTTCGATCAGTTCTTCAAGGGCTTCCCCGGTGTCCAGCCGCGTCAGTCCCAGTCGCTTGGTTCCGGCGTTATTATCGATGGGGCCAAAGCCCTTGTCCTGACCAACGCCCATGTCGTTGCCAAGGGCAACAGCATTACGGTGCGTCTCAATGACGGCCGTGAGTTCCAGGCCGATCTGGTCGGTTCCGACCCGGACTTCGACCTTGCGGTGCTCAAGTTGCGCAAGGGCCATGACCTGCCGCAGGTGGCCATGGGCGATTCCGATGACATCTACATCGGTGAGACGGTCATCGCCATCGGCAATCCTTTTGGCTACTCCCACACTGTCACCACCGGCGTGGTCTCGGCCCTGAACCGCCCCATGAAGACTAACGCGGGCGCCTATGGTTCCTTTATTCAGACCGATGCCGCCATTAACCCCGGCAACTCGGGTGGCCCGCTCCTGAACATCAACGGCAAGCTCATCGGCATCAACACCGCCATCCACGCCCGTGCCGAGGGGATCGGTTTCGCCATCCCCATCAACAAGGCCAAGTACGTGATCAACGAGCTGCTCAACACCGGCCACGTGGCCCCCATCTGGCTCGGCATCTTCGGACAGGATCTTGACCAGCCCACGGCACGCTATTTCAACCTCAAGTCGCTGGACGGTATGCTTGTGGCCGAGGCCATGAGCGGGACCCCCGCAGCCAATGGCGGCATTCAGCCCGGTGATATCGTCCTCGGCTTCAATGGGCGCAAGATTTCCGGCAAGGATGACTACATGACCCAGCTCTTCGGCATCACGCAGAAAGAGAAGGTCAAGCTCGTGGTCCAGCGCGAGGGCAAACGACGCACCGTGACTCTCTCGCCGCAGGCCATCGATAAAACCACGGCCCTTGATCTCGTGCGCCTTCGCTGGGGATTTGAACTGGTTGACCGCAACTCCGGTGGCGGCGCTGAAGTCACCACGGTTATTTCCGGCAGCCCCGCCGACAAGCTCGGCCTGCAGCGCGGCGATGTCATTCATCAGATCGGCAACCGCCGTCTGTCGTCCGGCATGGATTTGCTCAATGCCTTTCTCCGCAACCGCATGCAGAAGACCGTTCTCATGCGAGTGCAACGTGGACGTGGTTTCTACCACGTTCGCCTGACCCTCTAG